The Thermoplasmatales archaeon nucleotide sequence CCATCATTCCACCTCTCTTGAGTATTTCCTGAGCAAAGCTTCTTTCTGCAATTTCGATATTTCTCTGCAGCCCTTGAGTGCAAGCTCAAGAGCTTCTTCAAATTCTTTGTAAGTTAGATGTCCATCCATTTGCATTAAAAGTATTTCCTCTGTCCTAGGAGCAATTGCAACTGGCAAATCCGCCTCCCCTTTCTTATCTTCTTCACTCGTCAAATCAAGAACAATAACCCCGTCAACCTTCCCAGCAGCACAAGCAACAGGTATATCCCGCATGGGTATGCCCGCATCCGCAAGCGCAACACCTGCTGCGGTTATACCCGCACATCTTGTTCCAGCTTCTGCATCCAGAACTTCGATACATACATCGATGGTTGTTCTGGGGAAAAGCTCGGTAAAAATAACGTTTTCAAGTGCTTCTGAAGTTACTTTTGATATTTCAATGCTCCTTCTATCTGGCCCAGGTTTTTTTCTTTCTTCCACACTAAAAGAGGCCATGTTATATCTTGCATTTACAAGCGCCTTTGTTGGATTTTGTATGTGTTTTGGTAAAGCTTCTCTCGGCCCATAAACCGCAGCCAGTACTTTATTTCCTCCCCATTCTATGTAGCATGAACCATCCGCTCTATAAAGAACGCCCGCCTCAATTTTTATTTTTCTCAGCTCATCAGGTCTTCTTCCATCAATTCTAATCCCTTCTTTCATTTAACCACCTAACATTTTTATAATTCTTTCAGTAAGCCCAAAAGTATGTGCTTCTTTTTCAATTTTCTTTATTGCCTCAACCGCTAGATTAACTTTTTCATCTTCTCCTTTTAACCATATTCTACCATTCTGTCCAACAAATATCCAGCAACCTGTGTATCTTTTTAGAGTAGAAAGCATCGAGCCTTTTTTACCTATAACTCTTGGAACTTTTGATGGTTGAATATCAATAACAATACCATCTTCTATTTTCCTGCATTGCTTATCTTTCATTGATACATCAACGTTTTTTGCTTCATCAACATTTGATATAATACCAACTATTATATCCTTCTCCTTTAGATACTTAGATGTTTCCCCATATTGTATTTCCCATGGAGAATTTTCCATTGAAAGAAAAGCGGAATATGGCGAATTTATATCAATAACCCATCCATTTCTATAAACTTCCTTTACTACTCCTATAATTGTATCTCCTGCATTTGGAACATATACCCCACTAAGAGGTATAACATTTGCATATCTTC carries:
- a CDS encoding exosome complex exonuclease Rrp41; amino-acid sequence: MKEGIRIDGRRPDELRKIKIEAGVLYRADGSCYIEWGGNKVLAAVYGPREALPKHIQNPTKALVNARYNMASFSVEERKKPGPDRRSIEISKVTSEALENVIFTELFPRTTIDVCIEVLDAEAGTRCAGITAAGVALADAGIPMRDIPVACAAGKVDGVIVLDLTSEEDKKGEADLPVAIAPRTEEILLMQMDGHLTYKEFEEALELALKGCREISKLQKEALLRKYSREVE
- a CDS encoding RNA-binding protein — encoded protein: MIRKIVLPGYLIGDKSKLPGKGAFREGDNVYSSLVGILEEKGRYANVIPLSGVYVPNAGDTIIGVVKEVYRNGWVIDINSPYSAFLSMENSPWEIQYGETSKYLKEKDIIVGIISNVDEAKNVDVSMKDKQCRKIEDGIVIDIQPSKVPRVIGKKGSMLSTLKRYTGCWIFVGQNGRIWLKGEDEKVNLAVEAIKKIEKEAHTFGLTERIIKMLGG